The Thiorhodovibrio frisius genome segment ATATTTTGCTAAACAAAGGCGCTATAATGCTAGTTGATATATCAGAGCACTTTGAAGCCCCTATATGGATTTCACATCAGAGACCGAAGACAGGTAAGGGCGAAGAATTTAACAAAGAATATTTCTTCAATTTACTTGGGGTCGGTTGAAATGAATATTTTCGAAGAGCTTGAAATACTATACTCGGAAATTGATGACCACTACGCCAGGGAAGAATTGGCAGCACGCAGAAACTCTGATGATGAGAAAGAAAATGAATTTGCAAGAAGGAGAGAGCCCAAAGTACCGTTGCTTTCCTGATTTCCGCCGTTCAACAGGAGCATTGTAATGCGCAGATTACCCGTTTTCTTCGTACTGGACTGCTCAGAATCCATGGTTGGGGACAATCTCCGCAAGATGGAGGAGGGCTTGCAGGCGGTTGTGCAGTCATTGCGCGGCGATCCGCATGCTCTTGAGACTGTGTATCTTTCCGTCATCGGCTTTGCTGGTGTGGCCAGGACTATTGTCCCCTTGGTCGAGCTGGTGTCCTTTTATCCGCCGCGCCTGCCCTTGGGCGGTGGCACCAGTCTTGGCGCGGCACTCGAAACGCTGATGTACGAGATCGACCACGCTGTTGTTCGCAGTACGCCCGAGCGCAAGGGCGACTGGAAGCCGATTGTCTATCTGTTTACTGACGGGCATCCGACTGACGACCCCAGTGCCGCCATCGACCGCTGGCGTCAGCACTACGCCAATGCTGCCATGCTGATCGCGGTCGGCATGGGCCGGGAGGCGGATTTTACCGCGCTTAAGCGTCTGGCCGACCAGGTTCTTCTGTTTGAGGAATCGCGCGCGGGCGATTACAAAAAATTCGTCGACTGGGTCAGCGCCTCGGTGCTGTCGCGCAGCCAGAGCTTGGGCGATCCCACGGCAAGCCCCAGCGTGGATACCTTCGATGAGCGAGTGCTCAGCCTGGTTAAGAGCCCACCGCCCGGTCAGGCGGATGATTCCTGCGTGACTCTGGTCGGGCGCTGCCAGAAGACGCGTCACCCCTATCTGATCAAATACGAGCGCGAACAGCAGAATCTGGCGACCAGCGAATTCAGCCTGCCCCTATCCGCCTATCG includes the following:
- a CDS encoding TerY-C metal binding domain-containing protein, whose translation is MRRLPVFFVLDCSESMVGDNLRKMEEGLQAVVQSLRGDPHALETVYLSVIGFAGVARTIVPLVELVSFYPPRLPLGGGTSLGAALETLMYEIDHAVVRSTPERKGDWKPIVYLFTDGHPTDDPSAAIDRWRQHYANAAMLIAVGMGREADFTALKRLADQVLLFEESRAGDYKKFVDWVSASVLSRSQSLGDPTASPSVDTFDERVLSLVKSPPPGQADDSCVTLVGRCQKTRHPYLIKYEREQQNLATSEFSLPLSAYRLAGCYPLDEGYFDWSDPRSNNQKVNSSDLMGAPGCPHCGNATAFAVCGCGKLMCVNGPGEAICPWCEKTVGFAPATAGDDGGFEVRRSQG